The sequence below is a genomic window from Pleuronectes platessa chromosome 13, fPlePla1.1, whole genome shotgun sequence.
tatttattgccATCTCCTTTCTGTTGTTCCCAGAATTTAGTTACTTATTTTACGGGATGTAcatcaaatataaaacacatatcAATAAAACTCTCGAACAAGATATTCTTTGTTAAGAAAACATTCATAATATATGTGAATGTTATTCTGTTTGCCATctatttaaatatcttttaaatatttacacatatcctctcactctttcttttttttaaaaaatattttttaatctgtCCTATTCTTGTGTGTCTTTTGTTCTCATGTGTTTCATGTTGCTCAAAGTACTAAGACAAATCAACATGCCTTACTTTACTTTGCCTCATGCATTGTGGTTttgcaaatgtatttattttttctactCCTGTTTACTATTTTATTGGTAAAGATCATTGTCCAACAAAAAGCGTAGGCCCCTATTGAATTCCCATTGCAGGCTCCTGCAGCCTTGACAACTTTGTTTATAAGAACCAGAGcatgaaatgaaaggaaaagaaatgtgAGATATTGTGCAAAGATTTAGTATTGAATAGAACCACGAGTCACACACTTTTAAAACCAAAGTCCTAAAAAAAAGTGTAGCTTGTGTAATTTCACCATGTATCGCTGCACAGCAAGTCGTTTTGATTAACATATCTGTAAAAAAGCCTGGCTCCTTCACAGCAGACTGTTTATACAATCTTTTCCTGTCTGTCCTGCATACCTTCCATTTTAGGATTATGCCTGTAGAGGACTGAAGAGCTCGGTCTTGAGATCTGCTCAAAACATAACATGTCACATTTTAAACATCCCACATACGCAGCTGTTAAACAGACACTAGCTGGAAACCTCTTATCCTTAGTAAGCTCCTATGTCATAGGATAAGAAAAAACTAAGAACATACAGTAGAGATCATACTTGTCCTACTATTTGGATAAGCAGACCAAGAGACAGAGATGAACAACATGTTCCTTATTATCAGactaataaaaacaacagatagCATCAGGATAAAGATAGATTTGAAACTTTAAGCCTTTTCCCACGAAGATGAAGAATAATTGTAGATATGTAGGATTATGTTAAACTGGACATCTGGCTAAATATTTTTGGAAGCTACATGTAACAGAATCATTGACATGCCAGTCAGCAGTTACATTTACTTATTAACATTCCTCTACAATGGGTAATGGGTGGATAGACTATTTAGCTTATCTACAGTGAGTTTTAGATTTGTAATGTGCAGGACCCTTTTGAAAAGGGAAAGTTATATCATTGTTTTATCTCTAAACCTGCCTGCTCTAAAGAACGAGTTTGATGGTGTAGTCACATAGGTCAGCACTGTCACCACACATCAAGAGGGTTCCTGATTTGAATCCCTGTTTCGGTCTTTCTGtgtcttcctttctttttctcctcccacagtctaaagacatgcagattttGGTTGGGGTTGATTGGAAACTGAATTCTGAATGTGAGAGTTACCCTGTATGTTCATCCTGTGATTTGATCACCACTCGTGGTTTAGGTAAAGTCTTGCCCCGACAAGCCTGAATTTTCGATAATGGCTTTACCACACTTGATTTAACCAACTATTATCACTTGTCCTGGTTTAAATAAACTCGTTCAATGACAAGCCGGACTTTGGGATCAGGCCTTAATCTATTGTTGCCATTGACAATGGTTACTTATTGCTATTATTACCACACTTTATTTAACTACGCATAATCACATGTCCGGGTTTAACTAAACTCGTGCCATGACAAGCCTGACTTTGGGATTAGGTCTTTATCCGTTGTTGTcatcagggccggccctggcaatgttggcgccccaggcgagatttcaaattggctaAGGAGAtgtgggttattctctaacaataggtttttaaagcatgttaaattgtccagtatctaaaatccaaaaatataaaagtaacttttaagtaaggctgtcaaatatatgtagaaaAGTAGAAAATCTCTGAAGTGTGTATCATAGGCAGcatgtgagacagacacacacatacacgataatttgtccatcttcttagtGTGCTTAGTTCCGCATTGAAACCAGCAGGCGGTGTGACCTAGTTGGTAAAGTGACCGTTCTTCAATAATAAGGTactgggttcaatccccactctctCCCAATTTTCATGCCGCCAATATACTGAACTCTTAAAATTGATAGTGATTTCAATCACTTAATTGCAAAAcatcttacactatgtaaatttaaattaatcaaataaaaaaatgaaatttaaattaaatgaataaaaaataaataaaaaaaactgcgcgcgcaattcctgcgcaatgggcttctgcgcagcatgtgcgcagtaggcttctgcgcaggttGTGCGCGGTAGggttctgcgcagaatgtgcgcagtaggcttctgcgcaggttgtgcaatgggcttctgtgcagaatgtgcgcaatgggcttctgcgcaggttGTGCGCAGTAGgtttctgcgcagaatgtgcgcagtagggTTCTGCGCAGGttctgcgcaatgggcttctgcgcagaatgtgcgcagtagtcTTCTACTGcgccattttttattattttaattattatttttaaatttaatttaatttaatttaatttaatttaattttaaataacaaacCAAAGCTGGGTCCGAACTCACCCATGAGTTCggacccagctcctgtgtccaCTGGTGTTCTGCTTCCAACCATGGCAGCTTAGTGGCGTGGGGCTGGCTCATCCCCGTGGCCCAGGgagcgcatttctccgcgctggatCAAGGGTAAATGCcagtcttcacaggtgactgacctaggCAAGCCTGTTCCTTAAAAGAACCAGTTACGTTCAGCATGGTGGGCAGGCTCGTGTGGAGTGTCTCgataaataagtgtgtgtggagctgatcGGATCCCGGCTCGACACGATCTGCTGCTGAGGACCATGAGTCCGCTGGGCCACAGCTCCGTCAGCCAATCACGCATCAGACGGATGCACATTTAAAGAAACCTCGGGTGGAGGCTGCAGAGGCAGAGAAGACGCACGGCggggaggagcagcagaagcagaagcagaagcGGATCGGTGTGTCGGTGTCCTCGGTCAAGCTGCTGGTCTGCAGGTCTCTCTCGTGCACTGGTCCCACCTTAATGGCTTAAACCGATCCAGGCTATTTCCAACCGTGGAGATTTGAGGCTGAGCACGAGCTGGAAATGAAGTTTCTTGGCTTTCTCGTGCTAATGCTGTGCCACTCGTCTCGTGCTTTTCCTGCTCCAGTGGGTAAGAGGCTTGTTTGTGCTGCATGtcattgtcccccccccccccccccccccctcccctgtgaACCAACAGATTCATAGCAGCAGAAACTTGGAACTGTAACTGACCATGTAGATATCCGTGTTGTAGGCCACTACTTCTGGCAAAACTTCTATAGCTACTATTGTGAAACTTcgtgttcagtttttttttctctcaggtcAAACcaactgtgtgtttatttcatatGGAAATCATGTGACCATATTGAATATGAATCCACTTGATTTGCAGAACACCTTCCAACATAATAGATAAACCGGGCTGGCGCCATAAAGAGTTAAATCCACCCAGCTGCGCCTAACATGATTTACTGTACGTCTGCTGTGTTTGGAATGCTCAGGTGTTTCCGGCAAAGCTGTCCCTTTTTATTTCGCTATATTTATATGACTCGTATAAATTACTTTGGAAAGTAAATGTTTGAATTGCACGAGTAAAAAAACCCTAACATTTAATGTTGTTTCCCCCGAGGACAACCTTAGTGTCAGTTGTGTCTTGATTCTTGCTGAGAATATGAATATTTGCAGCACAAGcaacttttttaaatttttttaatttaaaaacctgTTTTGCACTGGCcgtttctttatttaaaaacatttgtgcATTGATAAAACGAAAGAAGAGAAGATCCACCACACAGGAAATACAGActtgacacagcagcacaaggaaGTAGCAGCACAAGGAGGCAATCGAGTAAGAATACAATAGAAATACTATATACAATACAAGTACAAATATATCATACACAGAACTAAGGCTGTTTTTCTAAATTTGTAGTTTGAAAAAAGGGGCCCACTGCAGCATTTAGAGTGTCGCTTCTTTTCTGACTCAATgtgcaatgttgtttttcctccatcAGATACTGTCATAGTCCAGGCCCAGCAGTGGGGAGTGGTGGGTGCTCAGAGGGTCGAGGAACAGGTTCTTCTCAATGGAGTCTCACTGCCCGGCACAAGCCAGGAATTCAACAATATAAAGGAGACCATTTCTACCGATGCACTCCTCCTTGCTCTCATCAGTGTCAACCAGACTTCGGTGCTCAGTAAGCAATTCACCGTGGGCTCTAGCTGTGTGTAAGTCAGAGGTGATGCTGTGACTTGTGACATCTCTTGTTGTGCTCCACTAGGGAACCACACTGTTCTGCGCTCTCGTGAATGCATACTGGAGGGTACTGAGCTGCACTGGACGGACCGCGTGTTCTATGATGGGAAGGTCTATCTCACTCTGGACCACTCGGACACGTGGACGGCCCATGCTCCACAAGCGCTGGCCATCAAAGTGTTGtgggaccaggaggaggagcgcACCCGGGCAGAGAGGATCCGCCTTCAGGATGGATGCATCAGGCTCATGAGGGAGCTGAAGCTCTCGGGGGAACAGTCGGGTGTGTATTCTTTGtggcttttaatttttttgtaatcatcatcatcatcatcaagccTGAAGATTTTACACACAGAGGACTTTGTACTGAGATTGAACTCATGGTGCATCtcttcattttaaaataatgatCACAGGCTGACTGTTGATCCTGCTGGTTTGTGCTGGGGGAACAGTGTTTCCAATTAAATGACCAGATTAGCTGCACACTTTTTTAACttgtaaaatatgttaattATAGTGATATAT
It includes:
- the LOC128454964 gene encoding uncharacterized protein LOC128454964 is translated as MKFLGFLVLMLCHSSRAFPAPVDTVIVQAQQWGVVGAQRVEEQVLLNGVSLPGTSQEFNNIKETISTDALLLALISVNQTSVLRNHTVLRSRECILEGTELHWTDRVFYDGKVYLTLDHSDTWTAHAPQALAIKVLWDQEEERTRAERIRLQDGCIRLMRELKLSGEQSGAWIPLPQVLIPILALLAFTGFILISLLLSKNKGLRHPGGVVGSLIHYPKDMTEKSPEKKGNGYRTL